The following coding sequences are from one uncultured Desulfobacter sp. window:
- a CDS encoding ATP-binding protein — translation MEQILLNLSVNAADAMPEGGCLTIETRMTALDQSYASAKPGVTPGQYIQLSLSDTGVGMGEKTIEKIFEPFFSTKEEKGTGLGLATVYGIVKQHKGNIWVYSEPGQGSTFKIYLPVAPKSIPVKKEKKQKVSDLNGSETILLAEDNDEARNIAKEILEKKGYNVLTASNGRQAIETWASYQGAIHLLLTDVVMPKANGKEVFLMIKELDPQIRVLYMSGYTDNVISRQGGLDEGVHFIQKPFRHMDLLIKVRQVLTD, via the coding sequence ATGGAACAGATTCTTTTAAATTTGTCAGTTAATGCAGCAGATGCCATGCCCGAGGGCGGATGTTTAACTATAGAAACCCGGATGACAGCACTTGACCAATCATATGCGTCCGCAAAGCCGGGGGTGACCCCCGGCCAATATATCCAGCTTAGTCTCAGTGACACCGGGGTGGGTATGGGCGAAAAAACCATCGAAAAAATATTTGAACCTTTTTTTTCGACCAAGGAAGAAAAGGGTACCGGTTTAGGTCTGGCAACGGTTTACGGAATCGTCAAACAGCACAAAGGCAATATATGGGTTTATAGCGAGCCGGGCCAAGGTAGCACATTTAAAATTTATCTGCCGGTTGCCCCAAAAAGCATTCCGGTAAAAAAAGAAAAAAAACAGAAAGTTTCTGACCTGAATGGTTCTGAAACTATTTTGCTGGCCGAAGATAATGATGAAGCTCGCAATATAGCAAAGGAAATATTGGAAAAAAAAGGGTATAATGTATTAACTGCTTCGAACGGAAGGCAGGCCATTGAAACTTGGGCTTCTTATCAAGGGGCGATTCATCTTCTGCTCACCGACGTTGTGATGCCTAAGGCCAATGGCAAAGAAGTTTTTTTAATGATTAAAGAACTGGACCCTCAAATCAGAGTCCTTTATATGTCCGGGTATACTGACAATGTAATTTCCCGCCAAGGGGGGCTTGATGAAGGCGTTCACTTTATCCAGAAGCCTTTTCGACACATGGATCTGTTGATCAAGGTTCGACAGGTACTCACTGATTAG